The genomic segment TGCGCCGCTGCCCGATTCAATCATTTTCTTTGCGTTATCCCATGCGCCGCCGGAGTTTGCCATAAAGATGGCAAGCACAACACCGGAGCCGGTAACGCCGGTTAATAAGCCGATGAGCATCGCCGGGCCGCCGAGGAAGCCGACTAAAATCGGGGTGATAATGGCGACAAGACCGGGGATAATCATTTCGCGGATGGCAGCCTGTGTGCTGATGTCAACGCAGCGTTTGTAGTCGGGTTTTTCGGTATTGTTCAAAATGCCGGGTTTATTTTTAAACTGGCTGCGCACTTCTTCTATCATCTTGTAAGCGGCTTTGCCGACTGCGGACATCGCCATAGCGGAGAACAGGAAGGGTACCGCAACACCCAGCAAGATACCGGTTAAAACGGGGATATTCGTAATATCGACGATTTCGACGCCGGTGTGTTCTTTAAACGATGTAAACAGGATAATAGCGGTTAACGCTGCGGATCCGATAGCAAAACCCTTTCCGATTGCAGCGGTAGTGTTACCGACTGCGTCGAGACTGTCGGTAATTTCGCGTACTTCGCCGGGGAATTCCGCCATTTGAGCAAGACCGCCTGCGTTATCCGCGATAGGTCCGTAAGCGTCGACAGCCAACTGAATACCGAGCGTAACCAGCATACCGACCGCCGCGATACCGACTCCGTAGAGACCCGCCAAGCTGAAGCTGCCCCAGATTGCCGCTCCGATCAATATGATTGTCGGGAATGCACTCCGCATACCGACGCTCAAACCGGTGATAATCGTCGTTGCAGCGCCCGTCTCACACGAGTTCATAATCGAAACAACCGGTTTTTTACCTGTGCCGGTGTAGTATTCGGTTAAAAGACCGATAAGAACACCCGATGCAAGACCGGTAATCGTTGCGCCGAAGATATGATACATACCGGCGTTTCCGTTAAAGGTTTCCTCGCCGATAAAAAATTTCAATACGATAAATAAGAACACAGTCGCTAAGATTGCCGCGCCGAAGGTACCTGCGTTCAATGCTTTTTGAGGATCGCTTCCCGGTTTTGCACGTACAAACACCGTTCCGATCAAGGAGGCGGCAATACCTAAAACCGCAATCAAAAGCGGCAATACCATGAGCTTCAATTTTAGGGAATCGGAGGCGGCGACGGTTAAACCGAGGATCATCGCTCCAATCAACGAACCGACAAAGGATTCAAAGAGGTCGGCGCCCATACCTGCAACATCACCGACGTTATCGCCGACGTTATCCGCAATGGTAGCAGGGTTACGGGGGTCATCTTCGGGAATGTTTTTTTCTACCTTACCGACCAAGTCTGCGCCGACGTCCGCCGCTTTGGTAAAAATACCGCCGCCGACGCGGGAGAAAAGCGCAACCGAGGATGCGCCGAGCGAAAAAGCTGTTCCGAGCGGTAAGCTGATATTATAAAAAACATCGATTGTGGTTCCGTAAGTAACGGATGCTATAAGCATTACAATAAAAAATCCGAGTAATGCGAGGCCGACAACGCTCATACCCATGACGCTTCCGCCGGAGAAAGCAACCTTTAACGCCGAGGTAAGTCCGCCGTTTTTCGCCGCCTGTGCGGTACGGGCATTTGCGGCTGTTGCAACCTTCATACCGATATATCCCGCCAACAGAGAGACGGCTGCTCCCAACACAAAGGTAAGCGCTTCCATTTTGAGCTCGCCTTTATTTCCGGCAGCTAAAAATAACGCAACCGCTGCAATAAAAGGAACTAACGCCTTATATTCGCGGTTCAAAAAAGCCATCGCTCCTTCCGAGATATAACCGCTGATATGCCGTAGATCTTCATTCTCTACCGGCTGCCGGTTAATCCAGCGCGTTTTTACAAAAGCATACAGCAGTGCTGCAATGCTTCCTGCAAGAACAAGCGCCAATACGGAATACACAAGATTTGTCATCATACTATTACTCCTCTTAATACTCTTTTTTCTCTTTTATAAAAATAGAAGATTTTTTGCAATTTATAACCATTGCGTTCATAGTATGTTCCAAGTATTTTCTATTGGAACTGATTCTTGTATTCTAATACATGAAATATGTTTTTTCAAGGTCTAATTTATGGCCATTTTGCGTTGCGTGCTATATATATGGGGTGGAGGTTAGACTATGAAACTCAAACGATTATTGGTTCCGCTCTTTGCCTGTATTGCTGCGGGCGTTATCTTTCTGCAATGTACGCGGTGTACTCCTCTTACGGATACGCAGTTCAAGGGGCCCGTTACGCTTGTTACCTATAATACGCAGACGTTTTTTGACGCGGTGGAGGACGGTACCGAGTTTAAAGAATACAAGGGGAGTAAATCCCAATGGACGGAGCAAAAGTACCGGACGCGGCTGGAGCGGCTCAAGCATACCGTGTTTGCGGCGGGGGAGAAATTGACCGGTAAAAAAGACCGGTTACCCGATATCGTAGTCTTGCAGGAGATTGAAAATGACCGTGTTGTCGAGGATTTTTGCAAGCAGCTGCCGAGCAAAGAAAACTATCCCTATGCGGTGTGTCCGCCGGCTTCAAAAAGCGCCTTTACTACGGTGATTTTGAGTAAGTATCCCGTCGAACAATTTTTTGTGCACCGCCTATACACCGATCAAAAAATTTCGCTGCGGCCGCTGACGGAGGCTGTGCTGAATACGGGGAGCAAAGATAAACCGCAGTTGTTAACCGTCTTTGCCGTTCATTGGAAGTCCAAGACCGGTAGTTCCGACAGTGCGGCAGTCCGTGCTCTGCAGGAAGCGCAGCTGATGCAGAAAATCAGAGAACATCGAGAAAAAAATCCGCAGATTCCTTTTGTGGTATGCGGGGATTTTAATCAGACACTGGAAGAATTTAATCAGCTGGACGACCTTGCCGTGTGCTGGGATGGAGCGGACTATAGGACTGAAAGCGAAGAAGGTATACAGCCGGACGGCAGTTATTATTTTAAGGGATCATGGGAAAAAATCGATCATATTTTCTATGAGAGCGGTGCGGACGGATCCGGCGATTCCGATGCTTTCTATACAGGCAATGCCGGAGCGGCTTATATCGAACCGCTGCTGTTTTTTGTGTTGTATGAACCGCCGCTGATAGAGGATGGTAAACCGGTTCGGTACAACGTTCTGAACGGCGAAGGGTATTCCGACCATCTACCGCTCGGCTTCCGGTTTGAGATACGCGATTAGGAAAATAAGCTTGCGGATTGTCCGGGTATCGGCCGTTTCCCGGTTTTCCGCAAGCAGTTTATCCTACGGCATTTGTGCAGATGCAGGCTATCGGCAAGGGCTTTACGGTTCAGGGTTTAATTGGTATGCTTATACTGAACGGCTAAAGGAATGCCTCTATGCGCACTAAACAACCTATAGAAGGAATACGGCATTTTATTTATACTCCGAACCTCATAAAAAAGTCTCGGTTTGTGGCTCTTATCATGTTAATCGTTACGGCTGTTATCATTGTATTGCAGTATATTTCCGTCCTTCCGTCAGACAGACTTATCCGATTATCCAATGTTTTATGTGCGGTTATTCTCGGTATTATCGTAATCAAACCCGGCTTCATCATACTGTATACGTTTCCGTGCTTGATTGCAGGATTGGTCAATATTTATCATGCAGGTAATTTGCTCGGGCTTTTTTTATATCTGGCGGGCTTACTCATTCTATTAAAAACGAATTTCTTTAAAACATATATTTGGTATAAAGTCAGTGCGTTGAGCGTCGGCTTTGCAGCCGTTTTAATTGCCCAGCGGTTTCGGTATGGCAGTACCGTTTTTATGCTTTCTTTGCTGCATATCGGGCTTGGCCTCTGTGTGGCTGCCGGCTTATTTGTTTTGTTCGCAGATGATTTAAAACACTATTATACACGAAAAACTCCCATCCGCGTATCTTCACTCCGGTTAACCGAACGACAGCGCCAATGTCTCCGCTTAGCGGCGGAAGGTCTTACCTTTAAACAAATCGGCGAAAAACTTTGTATTTCGGAATCGGTTATAAAAAAAGAAATGACCGAAATTTACAAAGCGCTGAACGTTGCGAATTACCACGCCTTTCTCATCTTCATACAGCAGCATGAATTGATCCTGTAAGCAGTTTAAGACAAACACATCAGTATACAGAATCGCTCTGAAAAGCGGTGTTTCCTCGCAGAATGCGGCAAGAACCGAAAGTTCTTTTTTTGAGAACTTCGGTTTTTTGTGGAATCTCAACTTGACGACACAAACATACTCCATTACGCTTGAGTGTAGAGAAGCGGAATACGCGCCCTGTAATTAAGCATAAGGAGACGGAATACGGAGAAAACTGACATGAAACGCAAAACTTTTCTTTTTGGTAAGCGCAGTACCGGAATAAGTATGTTCTCTGCAACGACTATAGCATTATTGATTCTGAGCAGTTCTTGCGATCTTCTATTTATGGGTGTAGAAAAGAAATATCCTCGCTATACCCCCAGTTATGCTTGGAAGCTCTGTTTGGAAAAGGTATGGGACACAAGCAATCCATACACTGAAGGGCGGTACCTGTATCTGCTAGAACGTGAAGATATGGAAACAATGTATCTGGTAAAACGCGATATGGAAACGGGAATCGATGAATGGACAGGGAATAAGATATATATCGATAACGACAAAAACTTTTCAAACATTGTAAAAATCGGAAATACTCTTTATGTTATGCGTTTTGAAAGCGGGCTGTTGTATTGCTACTCGGATACGGACGGAAAATTGTCGGCGCTCGTACAAATAGGATCGACAAAAGAAGAAATATCCCGTAACCGCAGCCTATCCGGTACGATTATGGCGGATGGTAGGACGCTCTACTGGGGCACAGACGATCTGTTAAAACTTGATGTAACGACAATTGATTATACGCAAGGGCAAACTATACAAATCCGCCCGCCCTCTCCGATGCATCTTAATGCTCATTGGAATGGGGGCGAATTAGTATCCGACCAGCTTATCGAAGATAATATTCTGTACCTGCTGACATGCAATCGAGAGTATCCAAACGGTTACGGGGTTGTCGTTGCCATCGATTTGCAAACCGAAACGATTAAATGGGAAAAACAGCTGGATAATATAGAAGGATACCGAGATAGCAAATTGTGCATCAGGGACGATGTACTATATGTACTAACCAATTCCTTTATACGTATAGATAAAAGGGACGGCTCAATACTTAATCGGTATGACGGAGAAATAGCGCCTCCTTCAATAGGGAATCTTGCTGAATCAACTGTTTCGCTGCATAAAGTTCGATATGATAATGAACGTCTGTATTACATTACCGTGCGGTTTACGCGGGGACATAGAGGATGGCACAGTGATTATTCACTGATGTGCATCGACGCCGTAACATTAAAATTTTTATGGAGTGTGCCGTTAGAATACGGTTCATATCACACCCCTTTAACCGTTGTGAACGGAAAAATATATATAATAACATACGGCGCCGGCCTATTGGTATTCGATGCAAAAACGGGAAAACTTCTCGGCGTCGATAAAACGATTTCAGGTTTTTCTAACGGTATACATGTCTTGTATAAAAATCACTATATCTTCTTTAATAGGAACCTTGATGACAAATACGCAACTATTTCTTCTATGCGGGTATAAGACGGATTACGGCAACCTTTGCTGCCGCAGGATTCAAAAGGAGGCGATTATGAAGAAATCTCTATTTTTCTGTACCGTATTCTGCTTTGCTCTAGCAGCCTATCCGCAAGAACGGACACAGGCAGATGGAATTGAAGCGATTCAAAACAATACCGTTAGACCTGAAATAACGATAGAGCCGGATGCCGCATCGGAAATAACAGCCGCTCAAGAAGACAAAGTACAAGACTCCATGGCAGAAATAAAGATCAATAAGCTTATTCAACAAGGGCTCTTTAAAAATAAAGACCTTATAAACCGACAGGCCTTGCTGTTGACCGAAGAGCAGCGGATTAATATACAAGAACAACACAGACTTGGTTATGTAAAACCGCTTCTGTTTAACTCTTTACTCGGATTCGGCATCGGCAACTTTATCAATAAAGATAGAGCCGGCGGAATAACCCATGTAGTAATAGATAGTCTTACGGTCGGCACCATACTTGTTGCCGGATACATCTATTTAAGAGGGGCTGCCATCTACCTTGTGGCGTTACCGTTTTTATTGTTCGATCAAAATGATAGTATAGGATTATCAGATACATTATCTTCAATTGATAACTCAATGAAAATATGCAAAATAATCGTTCAAACGGGATTCGGCGTATTACTGGCAAACAGAGTTGCTTCAATCATCAGTGTAAGCGTGCATACGGCAAAATACAATAAAACGCTTAAAGAAGCGCTGAATCCGGTAAGAACGAATGTATCCGTTCAGGCTATACCGATTATCGCCCCCAACCAATTCGGCTTAGCGTTGAGTATCAATTATTGACGGAATGCGCCCTGACAGCAGCCGGATTATACAGCTGCTGCAGACGATACGTTTTTATCCGCGGCGCAGGGAATGCAGCAATTTCTGCTTCATCGTAAAGAGCGTCTTTGTAAGCGAAACCTTGTAGATGTGCGGGTTAAGCAGGCGGCGGGATGTGGGATGTAAACATTCCAGCTGTCTGCTTGCCCGTTGATGCATCTCTTGCAGCGTTTCCTTTTGACCGGTGTATACGCCGCCTGAAATCTTGAGATGGAGCAGTTCTTCCGCCTTTGCCGCCTTAAACGAGAAGCTTTGATAATCATTCAACGGATGATAGTAAGTAGTCATTGCTTCGGCGTTGAGCGTTTCGTCATGCAAGCCGATAACGTCGGCCTTAAAAAATCCGTCACTGTCGTAGAGCCGCCACACTTGTTTAATGCCGGGGTTGGTAATCTTGGCGGGGTTATCCGAAAGCTTCATCACCGGCAGCCATGCTCCCGTCTCGGATTGACGTGCGGCGAGTTTATAGACGCCGGTAAATGACGATTCCTGTCCGCCGGTTACCATGTGCGTGCCGACTCCCCATGAGTCAATCGGGGCTTTGTTCAAAATAAGCGATTCGATGATTTCTTCGGTTAGTTCATTGGAAATGGATATTTTCGCATCGGGTAAACCGGCGGCATCGAGCCGCTTCCGTACTTCGGTACTGAGATACTGCATGTCGCCCGAATCGAGCCTGACGCCGAAATTTTTTCCTTGCGCTTGCAGCTTTTTCCCTACTTTTATCGCCGCCTCGATGCCGGAGCCGAGCGTATTGTAAGTGTCGATGAGGAACACCGATTTATCGGGATAGATGGCGGCATATTGTTCAAACGCTTCTTCTTCGCTGGGGAAGGACATCACCCATGCGTGAGCCATAGTCCCCATCACCGGTATGCCGTAGAGCTTTCCGCCGAGCGTATTGCTGGTACCGGCAGCTCCGCCGATAATAGCGGCACGGGTAGCGCTCATCGCGCCGTCCGGGCCTTGGGCACGCCGCAAGCCGAATTCCATAATGGAAGATTTCCCCGACGCAAGCCAAATACGGGCGGTCTTTGTTGCAATCAAACTCTGAAAGTTGATAGTGTTGAGGATAAGCCCTTCGAGAAGCAAGGCTTCGATAATCGGCGCTTCAATGCGCAGTACCGGCTCGCTGGGAAATATAAGGCTTCCTTCATCCATCGCCCATACCGAACCTGAAAAGCGAAAATCCTTGAGATAGCTGAGAAAGTCATCGTCAAAAAGATGTAAGGTCGCAAGGTAGGCTATATCGGATTCATCAAAGTGAAAAGCTTGAATCGCTTCGAGCAGTGGCTCAAGTCCTGCAAGAACCGCGTAGCCTCCTCTAAACGGATTACGTCTAAAGAACATATCAAAGACGCACGGCCGATTGTTTTGGCGTTTAAAATAACCTTGAGCCATTGTCAGCTCATAAAGATCCGAAAAAAGTGCACTGGTAATCATCGTTACTCCTTTGGGCATCTCTTAAAAACGGAAGTTTTTAGAGATTCCCTCTTGTTTATAATCTTCAATGATTCTGCCGGATGGAAGAGCCCGTTCCGGTTTTTATCACTTCAATCTTTTGCGGGATGCGGCTTTGCAGTTCGCCGACATGCGAGATGATGCCGACCATCCGGTTCCCGCGTATTTCGTCTAATATGCCGACGGCGTTTTCCAGGGCTTTTTCGTCGAGCGAGCCGAAGCCTTCGTCGATAAACATCGAATCTATTCGGATGCCGCCTGCCCGTGCTTGAATGGAATCGGCAAGACCGAGCGCAAGGCTGATGGAAGCCATAAAGGTTTCTCCGCCGGAGAGGGTCGCAGAGGGGCGGCACTTACCGGTGTAGGCGTCGGCAATTTCCAAGTCGAGGCCACGGTATGCGTTTCCCGTGCCGTGGTCTTCGCTGACGGCAAGCCGGTACCGTCCCTCGCTCATCCGCTCAAGCCGCTTATTTGCAAACATGGTTACTTCATGCAAAAAGGCGGAA from the Treponema vincentii F0403 genome contains:
- a CDS encoding sodium-translocating pyrophosphatase → MMTNLVYSVLALVLAGSIAALLYAFVKTRWINRQPVENEDLRHISGYISEGAMAFLNREYKALVPFIAAVALFLAAGNKGELKMEALTFVLGAAVSLLAGYIGMKVATAANARTAQAAKNGGLTSALKVAFSGGSVMGMSVVGLALLGFFIVMLIASVTYGTTIDVFYNISLPLGTAFSLGASSVALFSRVGGGIFTKAADVGADLVGKVEKNIPEDDPRNPATIADNVGDNVGDVAGMGADLFESFVGSLIGAMILGLTVAASDSLKLKLMVLPLLIAVLGIAASLIGTVFVRAKPGSDPQKALNAGTFGAAILATVFLFIVLKFFIGEETFNGNAGMYHIFGATITGLASGVLIGLLTEYYTGTGKKPVVSIMNSCETGAATTIITGLSVGMRSAFPTIILIGAAIWGSFSLAGLYGVGIAAVGMLVTLGIQLAVDAYGPIADNAGGLAQMAEFPGEVREITDSLDAVGNTTAAIGKGFAIGSAALTAIILFTSFKEHTGVEIVDITNIPVLTGILLGVAVPFLFSAMAMSAVGKAAYKMIEEVRSQFKNKPGILNNTEKPDYKRCVDISTQAAIREMIIPGLVAIITPILVGFLGGPAMLIGLLTGVTGSGVVLAIFMANSGGAWDNAKKMIESGSGAGKGSEAHKAAVVGDTVGDPFKDTAGPSINILIKLMSMVSLVIAPMLKTFWGL
- a CDS encoding endonuclease/exonuclease/phosphatase family protein gives rise to the protein MKLKRLLVPLFACIAAGVIFLQCTRCTPLTDTQFKGPVTLVTYNTQTFFDAVEDGTEFKEYKGSKSQWTEQKYRTRLERLKHTVFAAGEKLTGKKDRLPDIVVLQEIENDRVVEDFCKQLPSKENYPYAVCPPASKSAFTTVILSKYPVEQFFVHRLYTDQKISLRPLTEAVLNTGSKDKPQLLTVFAVHWKSKTGSSDSAAVRALQEAQLMQKIREHREKNPQIPFVVCGDFNQTLEEFNQLDDLAVCWDGADYRTESEEGIQPDGSYYFKGSWEKIDHIFYESGADGSGDSDAFYTGNAGAAYIEPLLFFVLYEPPLIEDGKPVRYNVLNGEGYSDHLPLGFRFEIRD
- a CDS encoding helix-turn-helix transcriptional regulator, which translates into the protein MRTKQPIEGIRHFIYTPNLIKKSRFVALIMLIVTAVIIVLQYISVLPSDRLIRLSNVLCAVILGIIVIKPGFIILYTFPCLIAGLVNIYHAGNLLGLFLYLAGLLILLKTNFFKTYIWYKVSALSVGFAAVLIAQRFRYGSTVFMLSLLHIGLGLCVAAGLFVLFADDLKHYYTRKTPIRVSSLRLTERQRQCLRLAAEGLTFKQIGEKLCISESVIKKEMTEIYKALNVANYHAFLIFIQQHELIL
- a CDS encoding PQQ-binding-like beta-propeller repeat protein translates to MKRKTFLFGKRSTGISMFSATTIALLILSSSCDLLFMGVEKKYPRYTPSYAWKLCLEKVWDTSNPYTEGRYLYLLEREDMETMYLVKRDMETGIDEWTGNKIYIDNDKNFSNIVKIGNTLYVMRFESGLLYCYSDTDGKLSALVQIGSTKEEISRNRSLSGTIMADGRTLYWGTDDLLKLDVTTIDYTQGQTIQIRPPSPMHLNAHWNGGELVSDQLIEDNILYLLTCNREYPNGYGVVVAIDLQTETIKWEKQLDNIEGYRDSKLCIRDDVLYVLTNSFIRIDKRDGSILNRYDGEIAPPSIGNLAESTVSLHKVRYDNERLYYITVRFTRGHRGWHSDYSLMCIDAVTLKFLWSVPLEYGSYHTPLTVVNGKIYIITYGAGLLVFDAKTGKLLGVDKTISGFSNGIHVLYKNHYIFFNRNLDDKYATISSMRV
- a CDS encoding nicotinate phosphoribosyltransferase; translated protein: MITSALFSDLYELTMAQGYFKRQNNRPCVFDMFFRRNPFRGGYAVLAGLEPLLEAIQAFHFDESDIAYLATLHLFDDDFLSYLKDFRFSGSVWAMDEGSLIFPSEPVLRIEAPIIEALLLEGLILNTINFQSLIATKTARIWLASGKSSIMEFGLRRAQGPDGAMSATRAAIIGGAAGTSNTLGGKLYGIPVMGTMAHAWVMSFPSEEEAFEQYAAIYPDKSVFLIDTYNTLGSGIEAAIKVGKKLQAQGKNFGVRLDSGDMQYLSTEVRKRLDAAGLPDAKISISNELTEEIIESLILNKAPIDSWGVGTHMVTGGQESSFTGVYKLAARQSETGAWLPVMKLSDNPAKITNPGIKQVWRLYDSDGFFKADVIGLHDETLNAEAMTTYYHPLNDYQSFSFKAAKAEELLHLKISGGVYTGQKETLQEMHQRASRQLECLHPTSRRLLNPHIYKVSLTKTLFTMKQKLLHSLRRG